Below is a window of Culturomica massiliensis DNA.
TGCTCTTCTATCAAAGGATTATCCCATCCCGTATGATTGGCCACCCAATCGAGTATCACTTTGAAACCAAGTTCATGTGCCTTATTGACAAGCGATTTAAAATCCTCCAACGTTCCGTATTCCGGATTTACTTTGCGGTAGTCCTGCACGGCGTAATAACTTCCCAAGGAACCCTTACGGCCTTTCTCCGAAATCGGAGTGATCGGCATAAACCACAATATATCTACTCCCAGTTCTTTCAAGCGGGGTAAATGCTGCTCGAAAGCTTTAAATGTTCCTTCCGGTGTATACTGCCGGATATTCACTTCGTAAATAGAGGCATCTTCTGCCCATTTTGCAACCTGAGGAGCTTGTTCCTCTGCTTTTTTCTGTTGCACACACGACATCGCCAACACTGTCATCGCTATAAATAAGATAAATTTAGACATACGCTTATCATTTGAAAATTCAGGGACGGGGAAACCCGAACAGAAGATACGATTCAAGTTTCCCGATCCATATTCCCATTATTCTAACTCTATTACCATGGCCGTTTTTGCCGGTATTGTCAAAGAATCCTGTATATTCCGGATTTCTTTTCCGCTGATCACATCTTTCCCGGCAGTAAACCCATTCAGCATTTCCGAAAAACGCTTCGTATCAATCGTCCTGGCATCCTCATCTGAATTGTTCAATACCACCATAACCGTTTTATCGTCGTTATAACGGAAATAAACATACACTTCATCCTCGGGTACAAAATGTTTCAGTCCCCCGGTATGAATCACCGGATTTTCTTTCCGCCAATCGAGTAGCTTTTTCATAAAATCATATACTTCATTCTGTTCTGCCGTGCGACCTTCGGCTGTAAATGCATTGACTTTATCACCGGGCCAGCCTCCGGGGAAATCACGGCGGATATCTCCGTCTCCCTTCTGTTTTTTACCCCTCATCATAATCTCTGTACCGTAATAAATCTGCGGAATACCCCGGGTTGTCGATAATAGGGTAAAAATCAACTTGAAATCCGGAATTTTACCGTCGAGCACCTCCCAGATTCTTTCCGTATCATGATTATCTGCAAAAATCAGCAAATTATACGGATAAGGGTAAACGTAATCCCGGGAAAAATTGACATACGGGCGCATAATACCGGTATCCCATCCTTGTTTTTCCTTTGTAAATACCGTCAATGCGTCCAACAACGGGAAATCCATCACAGCCGGCAACTCTGAGTTATAACCGTCCGGATTCAACGCATCTTTCTGCCAGTAAGCCACTTCTATCGGTTCATGTACCCAGGTTTCTCCCACAATATTGAAATCGGGATATTCTTCCATAACCCTGCGGTTGAATTCCGACATCGGTTTTCTATGATTGTAAGGATATGTATCGATACGTAATCCTCCCAAATCGGCATATTCGATCCACCAAATCGCATTCTGTATCAAATAATCCATCAACAAAGGGTTGTTCTGATTCAAGTCAGGCATAGACGTGTCGAACCATCCTTTCGTATTCAAGGTCCGGTCTGCCTCCGATGCATAAGGATCGGTAACCGTCCCGATCCGGTAATTGGAACGGGTAAACTGATCGAACTGATGAATCCAATCGGCAGACGGCAGATCTTTCATCCACCAATGAGCCGATCCGCTATGATTGGTCACCACATCCATAATCAATTTAATCCCCCGCTTTTTCGCCTCTGCGGAAAGACGTTTATAGTCCTCGTTCGTTCCGTAGCGGGGATCGATTTTATAGTAATCCGAAATGGCATACGTATGATATGATGTCGTCGGCATATTGTCTTCCATGAGCGGCGTACTCCATAGGGCAGTAATTCCCAGATCATTCAGATAATCCAGGTGATCGATTATCCCCTGAATATCGCCTCCGTGACGTCCGTTCAAAGATTTCCGGTCGGCTTTTTCTATTACGTCCGGGTGACTGTCATTTGCCGGATTTCCGTTAGCAAAACGATCAGGCATCAGCAAATAAACGACATCCGAATTATTGAACCCTTCCCGGGCCGCTGAATTTTCCTCCCGGGCCAGTAACGGATATTTCCAGGCACATGCCGTTTTATTACCTTTTTTAAAAACAATATCCATCTCGCCGGGCCGGGTGTCCTTCCCGATATTCAAATAGATAAATTGATAATTCGGATTTGTCGTCGTAACCACTTTTTCTATTTCCACGCCCGGATAACTGATTTCCGGCCGGTAAGCGGCTATATCCTTCCCATATACCAGCAGCTGAAGAGAAGGATTTTTCATCCCAACCCACCAATTCATCGGTTCCATCCGCTCGATCGGATTAGCCGTACTCTTTTTAGCCTGTGCAGCCATGGGCTGATATCCTCCGGCAACAAGCAATAAAATCATTATTCCTACTAATTTCATTTCCAGTAAAATTTATTGTACATAGATTTTGCCGAAAGCCAAAGAGTTATAGTTCTCATCTCTATAAAACCCTGCGAACCTAACCCGAAGTTTATTTACAACACTCCGGCTTTCAACTTATCGTCAAATTTCCAATTTGGAATCTTTCACAATCGTATATTTTTTCCCGTCTACCAAGACCTCAGCATCTTCCCCCTCCTCGTTAAAGATTATGGTCCGGCAATGCTGAACTGTCACATTCAAAATATTACCACGATGCATCACTTTGAACGAAAAAGCTTTCCAGCTTTCAGGTATTGCAGGCCGGAACGATAATAAACCGTCCTGTATACGCATACCGCCAAAGCCTTCCACAATTGACATCCAGGTCCCTGCCATAGAGGTAATATGCAAGCCTTCGTGAGCTTCCTTGTTATAGTCGTCCAAATCCAAACGGGCCGTACGCAAATAAAGGCTGTATGCTTTCGGCATATCTCCGATCTTGGCTGCCAAAATAGAATGTACGCAAGGCGACAAAGAAGACTCGTGCACACAACGGGATTCATAAAATTCAAAATTCCGTTTGATGCAATCCATATCGAATTCATTTTCGAAAAAATAAATACCCTGTAGCACGTCCGCCTGTTTGATAAAACAACTTCTCAAAATACGGTCCCAGGACCAATGCTGATTCAAGGGCCGGATAGCCGGATCCAGGTCGGCAGCAAGAATCTGTTCCTTATCCATATAACCGTCCTGTTGCAAGAAAACTCCCAGTTCTTTACTTTCGGGAAAATGCATATTTTCAATCATATCTTTCCATTTCGCCGTTTCTCCCTGGTAATCCATTTTCATCTTCCCGATCAATTCCTTAAAACGAGCCAAATTGCGCCCCTTTACTTTCTCCAGGCATTCAATGGCGTACTTCATACACCATACGGCAATCTTATTGGTATACCAATTGTTATTGATGTTGTTTTCGTATTCATTCGGACCGGTTACCCCGAGGATCACGTATTTTTTCTTTTCTCCCGAGAATGTGGCCCGTTGTGCCCAGAAACGGGCAATCCCGGTCAATACTTCCAATCCGTATTCTTCCAGATAATGATCGTCCCCGGTATAATTGATGTACCGGTAAATAGCATAGGCAATAGCCCCATTACGGTGAATTTCCTCAAAAGTAATCTCCCATTCATTGTGGCATTCCTCTCCATTCATCGTCACCATCGGATAGAGCGCAGCGCCATCGGTAAAGCCCAGCTTTTCTCCGTTCTCAATAGCCCGGTCAAGTTGCTTGTAGCGATATATCAACAAATTACGGGTAACTTCCGAATCAGCCGTTGCCAGATAGAAAGGCACACAGTACGCTTCTGTATCCCAATAGGTACTGCCGCCATATTTTTCCCCGGTAAACCCTTTCGGCCCGATATTCAAACGGGCATCGTCCCCGGTATACGTCTGTTTCAACTGGAAAATATTAAAACGAATTCCCTGTTGTGCCTCCACATCACCCTCTATCACAATATCAGAATGTTCCCAAATGTTTTTCCACACCAAACGATGCTCTTCCAATAAAGTATCAAAACCTTTACGACAGGCATCATTCACCAGAATACGGGCATTCGGCAACAAATCCTCCACGCCGTGATTCATCGAACTCAATACCGCCGCATATTTATAGAAACAAATCTGCTTCCCTTT
It encodes the following:
- a CDS encoding glycoside hydrolase family 13 protein, with the protein product MKLVGIMILLLVAGGYQPMAAQAKKSTANPIERMEPMNWWVGMKNPSLQLLVYGKDIAAYRPEISYPGVEIEKVVTTTNPNYQFIYLNIGKDTRPGEMDIVFKKGNKTACAWKYPLLAREENSAAREGFNNSDVVYLLMPDRFANGNPANDSHPDVIEKADRKSLNGRHGGDIQGIIDHLDYLNDLGITALWSTPLMEDNMPTTSYHTYAISDYYKIDPRYGTNEDYKRLSAEAKKRGIKLIMDVVTNHSGSAHWWMKDLPSADWIHQFDQFTRSNYRIGTVTDPYASEADRTLNTKGWFDTSMPDLNQNNPLLMDYLIQNAIWWIEYADLGGLRIDTYPYNHRKPMSEFNRRVMEEYPDFNIVGETWVHEPIEVAYWQKDALNPDGYNSELPAVMDFPLLDALTVFTKEKQGWDTGIMRPYVNFSRDYVYPYPYNLLIFADNHDTERIWEVLDGKIPDFKLIFTLLSTTRGIPQIYYGTEIMMRGKKQKGDGDIRRDFPGGWPGDKVNAFTAEGRTAEQNEVYDFMKKLLDWRKENPVIHTGGLKHFVPEDEVYVYFRYNDDKTVMVVLNNSDEDARTIDTKRFSEMLNGFTAGKDVISGKEIRNIQDSLTIPAKTAMVIELE
- a CDS encoding glycoside hydrolase family 65 protein, translated to MNKYLKADEWCIIEEGFDPKNHRSSESIFSLGNGRMGQRANFEEKYSGNTLQGTYIGGVYYTDKTRVGWWKNGYPEYFAKVLNAPYWNGIHVEINGEQLDLAKCKVKDFVRILNMKEGYLERSFVAVLPNGDEVKVNTRRFISMANKEIAAIRYAVTPLNFSGDIVFTSYIDGDIKNQDANYDEKFWDIIETDSQKGEAYLRSQTKKTNFQVGIGIKYAITVGGNDYETTDDDTIVDLKYVANKVSVFAEKGKQICFYKYAAVLSSMNHGVEDLLPNARILVNDACRKGFDTLLEEHRLVWKNIWEHSDIVIEGDVEAQQGIRFNIFQLKQTYTGDDARLNIGPKGFTGEKYGGSTYWDTEAYCVPFYLATADSEVTRNLLIYRYKQLDRAIENGEKLGFTDGAALYPMVTMNGEECHNEWEITFEEIHRNGAIAYAIYRYINYTGDDHYLEEYGLEVLTGIARFWAQRATFSGEKKKYVILGVTGPNEYENNINNNWYTNKIAVWCMKYAIECLEKVKGRNLARFKELIGKMKMDYQGETAKWKDMIENMHFPESKELGVFLQQDGYMDKEQILAADLDPAIRPLNQHWSWDRILRSCFIKQADVLQGIYFFENEFDMDCIKRNFEFYESRCVHESSLSPCVHSILAAKIGDMPKAYSLYLRTARLDLDDYNKEAHEGLHITSMAGTWMSIVEGFGGMRIQDGLLSFRPAIPESWKAFSFKVMHRGNILNVTVQHCRTIIFNEEGEDAEVLVDGKKYTIVKDSKLEI